One Dictyostelium discoideum AX4 chromosome 3 chromosome, whole genome shotgun sequence genomic region harbors:
- the plaA gene encoding calcium-independent PLA2 (Similar to iPLA2) — protein sequence MGDNKKENIRIILSLDGGGTKGLYTIEVIEHFVKLSGSDFTKHVDLFGGTSTGGILSIAKSKEISNSELLNMYEGKESKKIFGSLWDEVKGVFTRGEMFNSDELINIANSWFPSSPDGADTQITELNEKKFFVVSLKKTGEKNDILTPVIISNYKFDETTTIAGNNNNNNNHFIKGEEIERLYTIGEEALSLADAIRATSSIPAAFQKHKQGDEEYLDGGFKYNNPMEIAYHEARIIYPNDYLVIISIGCTDKDVQGLTENNKEINDRLEKLLDNMEDGVETKGIFSVPHYLKSNWITDFLDTIKLNKNSKSSQQLYIEAMQNIKDSNAFLLRFDSVETHSLLSFSDTSKEFFEKLRKCSSALSKDSEFIRTADLLKRIIDLKKDE from the exons atgggagataataaaaaagaaaatatcaGAATCATCCTTAGTTTAGACGGTGGTGGCACAAAAGGATTATATACAATCGag gtaatagaacattttgttaaattatcaGGAAGTGATTTTACAAAACATGTAGATTTATTTGGTGGTACAAGTACTGGAggtattttatcaattgcaAAGAGTAAAGAGATTTCAAATTCAGAATTATTGAACATGTATGAAGGAAAAGaatcaaagaaaattttCGGTTCCCTTTGGGACGAAGTTAAAGGTGTTTTTACAAGAGGAGAAATGTTCAATTCAGATGAACTCATAAATATTGCAAATAGTTGGTTTCCATCATCACCAGATGGAGCTGATACCCAAATTACAGAGttaaatgaaaagaaattcTTTGTTGTATCATTAAAAAAGACTGgtgaaaaaaatgatatcTTAACACCAGTaatcatttcaaattataaatttgatgaaacaacaacaattgctggtaataataataataataataatcattttattaaagGTGAAGAAATAGAGAGACTTTATACAATTGGTGAAGAAGCACTTTCATTAGCTGATGCAATTAGAGCTACGTCAAGTATTCCAGCAGCTTTTCAAAAACATAAGCAAGGTGATGAGGAATATTTAGATGGtggttttaaatataataatccaaTGGAGATTGCTTATCATGAGGCAAGAATCATTTATCCAAATGATTATCTTGTTATCATTTCAATTGGTTGTACTGATAAGGATGTGCAAGGATTAACAGAGAATAATAAAGAGATTAACGATCGTTTGGAAAAACTACTTGACAATATGGAAGATGGAGTTGAAACTAAAGGAATTTTCTCAGTACCACATTATTTAAAGAGTAATTGGATAACTGATTTTTTGGATACTatcaaattaaacaaaaattcaaaatcttcTCAACAACTCTACATTGAAGCAATGcaaaatattaaagataGCAATGCTTTCCTTTTAAGATTTGATTCTGTCGAAACTCATTCATTACTTAGCTTTAGTGATACttcaaaagaattttttgaaaagttAAGAAAATGTTCATCAGCATTATCAAAAGATTCAGAGTTTATAAGAACTGCTGATCTACTTAAAAGAATTAtcgatttaaaaaaagatgaataa